TTCAAAGCTCTGCTTCTCATCTAATCGAAAGGTGCGCTGCTCTCCCCCTCCATTCATCGCAAGAGTTGCGACTTTTTCAAGCAGATCCATACGCTCTACTGCATCGGGACAGACAACCATGTAGGCCAGGGAGAGGTTCCCAGGAAAGGCCTCTTTTAAGTGCTTCTCGAATGCACTAGCGCTCTGGTATTTCAAGACTTCCCCCACTCAAATGTTACGATCTGCTCCAAATCTGGATGGAGACTGGCGTGCACAGGACACTCGGTGGCGGCTTTTTCTAGCTGTTTTTGCACCTCTGCATCAAATTTGTGAGGCGAGGTGAAGTTGAGTGTGATCTTGCCGATCCTTCTCGGGCCGCTCTTCATCTCCTTCGAGACATTGACCTTGGTTCCAGTGAGATCTAAGTTGTGGCGCTTCGCATAGATGCCCATGATTGTGAGGATGCAAGAGCCGAGAGCCACTCCTATGAGGTCTGTTGGAGAGAAGAACTCCCCTTTTCCCTGGTTGTCCTTCGGCGCATCTGTACGGAGGGCCTCGCCGCTCTCTTCATGCACGCAGCGCGTCCGCAAACCACCCTCGTAGACGATTTCAACCTCTGTCATTTTCAACTCCTCTGCTTTAAAAGAATGGTATACTCCAGAGAGATCTCTATTGGCAAAGTAAAGTAAATTATTGACACCTAGCCGTTTTGCGACATAGAATCTAAAGAAAAGAGAAAAAACTATGTTTGGCAAATTCAAAAAAACCGCAAAAAAACTTATTGGCCGCACTGCAGCACCTAAAAAAGCAGAGCCTAAAAAAGCAGCTCCAAAAGCGAAGCCTGCAGCTGCTCCAAAAGAAGAGGCTCCACCTACCTTTGAACGAGTAAAACCCTTTGCTCCCGGCAGAATCATGACCGCCGAGGGGTGGAGGCGTCTTATGCTGAAAAAGCAGAAGTAATTGGTATTATTCTCCCCTTTTTGCTATGCTCTTGCACACT
Above is a genomic segment from Chlamydiales bacterium containing:
- a CDS encoding OsmC family protein, whose product is MTEVEIVYEGGLRTRCVHEESGEALRTDAPKDNQGKGEFFSPTDLIGVALGSCILTIMGIYAKRHNLDLTGTKVNVSKEMKSGPRRIGKITLNFTSPHKFDAEVQKQLEKAATECPVHASLHPDLEQIVTFEWGKS